A stretch of Coccidioides posadasii str. Silveira chromosome 2, complete sequence DNA encodes these proteins:
- a CDS encoding uncharacterized protein (EggNog:ENOG410Q56W~COG:S) has protein sequence MDNGTSLPSAKPLEAAAQATLLAAHLPDASVSHMDFRDSSYFKKHVSLPTPEQVKERCNHADKTFYRPSPVSFNQLGLLVKFGQCVSVVEVQCIWAIRKLFGDRVPVPELYGWRVEGDVVFIYMQKIQGALLHDKWGSFSDADKTAVCAQLYGMISSLRELRQDPAHPFIAAIAFLTTFSEIGRRVLLRLSMNFTTGYLGYPAVMIPRRNLPDPNQVEDPYRAYLSDAVAIKFTHADLHRHNIIVSKTLPPQIVAIIDWEQAGWYPEYWAWCKACYTSDYEGEWRLRYMPMFLIPYHDEHNVFGEYVHFMGAI, from the exons ATGGATAACGGTACATCATTACCAAGTGCAAAGCCACTGGAAGCTGCTGCTCAAGCAACACTACTCGCGGCGCATCTCCCTGATGCAAGTGTCTCGCATATGGACTTCCGCGACTCGTCATACTTCAAAAAACATGTCAGCCTGCCGACTCCTGAACAAGTGAAAGAGCGCTGCAATCATGCAGACAAAACATTCTACCGCCCGTCGCCTGTTTCGTTCAATCAGCTGGGTCTCCTAGTCAAATTTGGTCAGTGTGTGTCTGTTGTGGAGGTCCAGTGCATCTGGGCCATCCGAAAACTGTTCGGAGACAGGGTCCCTGTTCCAGAACTATACGGTTGGCGGGTCGAAGGTGATGTCGTCTTTATTTACATGCAAAAGATTCAGGGTGCTCTGTTGCATGACAAGTGGGGGTCCTTCAGCGACGCAGACAAAACGGCAGTCTGCGCACAACTGTATGGAATGATCTCGTCATTGCGAGAATTGAGACAAGATCCCGCCCATCCATTCATCG CGGCAATCGCGTTCTTGACTACATTTTCAGAGATTGGTCGACGGGTCCTTTTAAGACTGTCAATGAACTTCACGACTGGATATCTTGGATACCCCGCCGTAATGATACCCCGCCGTAATTTGCCTGATCCAAACCAGGTTGAAGATCCATACAGGGCTTACTTGTCAGATGCAGTCGCTATCAAATTCACGCATGCGGATCTTCACAGGCACAATATCATTGTCTCCAAAACCCTGCCTCCTCAAATTGTTGCGATAATTGACTGGGAACAGGCCGGTTGGTATCCCGAATATTGGGCGTGGTGCAAGGCATGTTATACCTCGGACTACGAGGGAGAATGGCGACTTCGCTACATGCCGATGTTCTTGATCCCCTATCATGATGAGCATAATGTGTTTGGGGAGTACGTCCACTTTATGGGTGCAATTTAG
- a CDS encoding uncharacterized protein (EggNog:ENOG410PT0V): MASCTVYLATCRNAPSQRKHFGIFVPFADDPQICTIIHVVGAPMVGYELQFKRNYNLSSSQLSYQLVPIGQVSAANIVESPSGLMTIDSNAKGIMETVATQVPPPPISQNFLAPVDGVFNKRCQEWTVEYVDRLISRNIIDAGARNVVQAHRDPPDHGVGLQSVDRGRGRGV, encoded by the exons ATGGCTTCCTGTACTGTTTACCTGGCCACTTGCCGAAATGCCCCCAGTCAACGCAAGCACTTTGGCATTTTTGTTCCTTTCGCCGATGACCCCCAGATATGCACTATTATTCACGTCGTGGGTGCCCCGATGGTTGGATATGAACTGCAGTTCAAACGGAACTATAACCTGTCAAGCAGTCAATTGTCTTATCAACTTGTTCCCATCGGCCAAGTGTCCGCAGCCAACATTGTCGAATCCCCTAGTGGGCTGATGACAATTGATAGCAATGCGAAAGGCATCATGGAAACCGTGGCAACACAAGTGCCGCCGCCTCCAATCAGCCAGAATTTCTTGGCGCCTGTTGACGGT GTGTTCAACAAGAGATGTCAGGAGTGGACTGTCGAATATGTCGATCGGCTGATCTCCAGAAATATCATCGACGCCGGGGCTCGCAATGTCGTGCAGGCCCATCGCGATCCTCCTGACCATGGAGTTGGCCTGCAGTCTGTTGACAGGGGTAGGGGCCGTGGTGTCTGA
- the NHP6 gene encoding Non-histone chromosomal protein 6 (EggNog:ENOG410PRUP~COG:K~BUSCO:16492at33183), translated as MPKEKSTRQTKGRRAEKKKKDPNAPKRGLSAYMFFANEQRENVREENPGISFGQVGKLLGERWKALSDKQRAPYEEKAAADKKRYEDEKANYNAHEDDEESA; from the exons ATGCCTAAGGAGAAGAGCACCCGTCAGACCAAGGGTCGCCGCgccgagaagaagaagaagg ACCCCAACGCGCCCAAGCGTGGACTGTCGGCCTACATGTTCTTCGCCAATGAGCAACGTGAAAATGTTCGCGAGGAGAATCCTGGTATCTCCTTTG GTCAAGTCGGAAAGCTCCTTGGAGAACGCTGGAAGGCACTGAGCGATAAGCAGCGTGCTCCCTACGAGGAGAAGGCTGCAGCCGACAAGAAGCGGTATGAAGACGAGAAAGCCAACTACAAT GCCCATGAGGACGATGAGGAATCCGCCTAG
- a CDS encoding uncharacterized protein (EggNog:ENOG410PP2J~COG:S~BUSCO:6993at33183) — protein MARMRQAISDLRAIQDQRYNDSIANQQRQQQQQQQQQQRRQQQHPVPPAPQMPGAYFSAAEQHPEPPPPPPVPDTRRPRTPDLRRRSKNARGFPEMEQRGSWERQRPSSGAAAAPPPPPPPPPAPPQPPMSPSFSEESPISSYTGPDSPATRTVSSSSSSSLNEENGVRHWSIRAFGMQLNSSTSLIQTGDITKCFGPIMSGVKEHLAQEYYSLFHLEFPGKPQLTMLFYQRAEDHRTRIVCRVRSSKRRTVYSTIPITSLQIYRSGSCLQLCQKGPDPDEMIAWANLQFSSIEKMVVFFCTFLALRGQDSSKPISNIPDYHLCGEFEVFAGKIVDDNFAHALRVFRDHETKAVRLQATVLDGDLKRVPVWTAFVHPYFRKKSWLRRTGPKTVYLSELQRITFIDSEEYIPPRTRDGKHVLTFTTDGDATGFVYYMEDLMRHTPVR, from the exons ATGGCAAGGATGCGTCAAGCCATCTCCGACCTACGTGCAATTCAGGACCAGCGCTACAATGACAGCATAGCTAATCAGCAacgacaacaacagcagcaacagcaacaacaacagcGACGACAGCAACAGCACCCGGTACCTCCCGCCCCTCAAATGCCTGGTGCTTACTTCTCCGCAGCCGAACAACATCCTGAACCTCCTCCCCCGCCTCCAGTTCCCGATACCCGTCGCCCTCGGACACCTGACCTGAGAAGGCGGTCCAAGAACGCACGGGGATTCCCAGAAATGGAACAGCGTGGTTCATGGGAGCGCCAGAGGCCCTCATCGGGCGCAGCGGCAGCACCACCACCCCCGCCGCCCCCGCCGCCCGCACCGCCTCAACCACCAATGTCGCCTTCATTTTCTGAAGAGAGCCCTATCTCCTCCTACACAGGCCCAGATTCACCGGCCACCAGAACGGTGAGCTCAAGCTCGTCCTCTTCTCTAAACGAAGAGAATGGAGTTAGGCATTGGTCCATAAGAGCATTCGGTATGCAGCTGAATTCGTCCACATCATTGATCCAAACGGGGGATAT TACCAAATGTTTCGGTCCCATCATGTCGGGTGTAAAGGAGCATCTGGCCCAGGAGTACTACTCCTTATTTCATCT TGAGTTTCCTGGAAAGCCACAATTGACTATGTTATTTTACCAAAGAGCGGAGGACCACCGAACGAGAATTGTATGCAGGGTGCGGAGTTCCAAGCGCCGCACTGTATATTCCACCATACCCATAACTTCGCTACAAATATACCGTTCGGGTTCCTGCCTCCAACTATGTCAAAAAGGTCCCGATCCGGATGAAATGATAGCGTGGGCGAATCTTCAATTTAGTTCCATCGAAA AGATGgttgtttttttttgcacTTTCCTTGCGCTTCGAGGGCAGGACTCGAGTAAACCAATTTCGAATATTCCTGACTATCATTTATGCGGCGAGTTTGAGGTTTTTGCTGG GAAAATCGTGGACGACAATTTCGCCCATGCTCTTAGGGTATTCCGGGACCACGAAACTAAAGCGGTGAGGCTACAAGCTACGGTCCTCGATGGCGACTTAAAACG AGTGCCCGTCTGGACGGCATTTGTACATCCCTATTTTCGAAAAAAGTCCTGGCTTCGAAGGACAGGACCGAAGACAGTTTATTTGTCAGAACTACAGCGTATAACATTTATCGATTCGGAAGAGTATATTCCGCCACGAACTCGGGATGGAAAGCATGTCCTTACGTTCACGACAGACGGAG ATGCCACTGGTTTTGTTTACTACATGGAAGACCTAATGAGACATACTCCTGTTCGATGA
- a CDS encoding uncharacterized protein (EggNog:ENOG410PKRC~TransMembrane:2 (i65-85o126-146i)~BUSCO:11952at33183), with protein sequence MAKPTKRASKQTPINPGAKQADNFETPAAFTQAPSSLTQFLENLSPEHVYLIHLDRQPKLEKHQIFFVPLVLNSVILALVIYRVYIGIFTYPDILIAILGGDSPARIDPKGSSWSLISSVLAQRTFTFLFDYLLIALFLPWPVRFITGPVRWRLKVGFQRVEIVVRKSRAWSETLRRTWIRDDDGAMKERIIPAITPMRLRKTGYLLIDADWDLDFPSMTRAYEDVKTGKLNFGDFETCVIVHGGGNKGWLIWRVEDHEFAHRSDPSRELTPSERGKIVAFKDKLTSMGKEDLFFRWVEIIQFESTQPGGFTAERQQKAMLETKELFEQHGVDFEQFWSEVGGMQGVSL encoded by the coding sequence ATGGCGAAGCCAACGAAGCGAGCATCAAAGCAAACACCAATCAATCCAGGTGCAAAGCAGGCCGATAATTTTGAAACCCCGGCAGCTTTTACGCAAGCCCCATCCTCACTTACTCAATTCCTTGAAAATCTTTCACCCGAGCATGTCTACCTCATTCACCTAGATCGCCAGCCAAAACTCGAAAAGCACCAAATCTTTTTCGTCCCCCTTGTCCTGAATAGTGTTATACTCGCGCTCGTTATTTACAGAGTGTATATCGGCATATTCACATACCCGGATATCCTCATTGCGATCCTCGGCGGCGATAGCCCCGCGAGAATAGACCCCAAGGGATCTAGTTGGAGTCTGATATCAAGCGTGCTCGCCCAGCGAACATTCACATTCCTATTCGACTACCTTCTTATAGCACTCTTTCTTCCCTGGCCAGTACGATTTATCACCGGTCCCGTCCGATGGCGTCTGAAAGTCGGATTCCAACGCGTTGAAATCGTGGTGCGCAAGAGTCGTGCATGGAGCGAAACTTTGAGACGAACATGGATCCGGGACGACGACGGTGCGATGAAAGAGCGAATTATACCGGCCATCACGCCCATGCGGCTTCGAAAGACGGGATATTTGCTTATAGATGCGGATTGGGATCTTGATTTTCCGTCGATGACTCGGGCATATGAGGATGTCAAGACAGGCAAGCTTAATTTCGGAGATTTTGAAACATGTGTGATAGTCCACGGTGGTGGAAATAAAGGCTGGCTCATCTGGCGCGTGGAAGACCACGAGTTTGCCCATCGTTCCGATCCGTCTAGGGAATTAACTCCCTCGGAACGCGGTAAGATCGTCGCATTTAAAGATAAACTTACATCCATGGGGAAAGAGGATTTGTTTTTCCGCTGGGTAGAGATAATACAGTTTGAGAGCACGCAGCCGGGGGGTTTTACAGCTGAAAGGCAGCAGAAAGCCATGCTAGAGACGAAGGAGCTTTTCGAACAGCACGGAGTGGATTTTGAACAGTTCTGGTCTGAGGTTGGGGGTATGCAGGGCGTATCCTTATGA
- a CDS encoding uncharacterized protein (EggNog:ENOG410PT4N~COG:S~TransMembrane:1 (o638-655i)~BUSCO:3016at33183), producing the protein MSNLDRLQQSLDERDADSNLSPRRNRSSHLRTDSFTSRIPTLSPRNGERSRVTFTKTRTLTGAFEATAGRSSASDNSKRSPRQYTIEGNGKKPSVTSPASRASSPRNEFVETYRRTDDTDNLPEHLNENDLDLLSRRERDEQMFNCSPSPGVRHRDIGMGNYAGNTYGYEPDDLEQVSDEDLRRRSLQRKKDEQRLKRMRGGEQPAFSRARMGSKAALSVDNLTRRDEEIQREEEGVEDGMVDEGRNPPLNIPRTWGTRSRATNDWLNRTKQEVQGDYMADAEELELYHDSENDVFDFTGQSLQISNSPPVRNGPQYQQEVQKLEPIGQPVFAARSPPKQQETKPSRSEVENGSPAVIPTSMDYEKPKVLSKEDSQDLLRRLVRKESPSITNTPETKVVSNTPLNPKTPVVMGAWIDTPLTKRPNNPPEEASKAALPPREAPPKLEPEPVEEKKEPSPKEVRRKRTSLMKLERPHLPKSALAAVLEEVKSGKGEFALGGNTIESLEELLESSSTSSIESKPSKKVENIEQNALEQIRADQESEEALIDRLNSKLQSLVQNINEAKAGLVSLEDKAVKEAALLATRQSQDFQKTKSHIHRDGTCESCGFHDDGLRYVAIPIPRIWRRDPDTGRQRLTRLGWSLIIIFIWQIFEAIIETYRYHPSFLNKPRFIASRDPEWPTAIPHTIWRWLHLSAIWVPIRDTIFSCVRYVGVSLGMWDRLFDDWMYGDEWYGENWIQRYNHDVYPEFFRREPLAQGHFRPNAAWEPGGGGDGITGGGVGVGADPDLSMNADTIL; encoded by the coding sequence ATGTCGAACCTCGACCGGCTCCAGCAGAGCTTGGACGAACGCGACGCCGACAGCAATCTGTCTCCTCGCAGAAATCGATCTTCACACCTGAGAACCGACTCGTTTACCTCCCGAATACCTACATTATCACCTCGGAATGGCGAAAGGTCCCGGGTCACCTTTACCAAGACGCGAACCCTCACTGGCGCATTTGAGGCGACTGCAGGGCGCTCGAGCGCGTCGGATAATTCCAAACGAAGCCCGCGACAGTATACAATAGAAGGGAATGGGAAAAAGCCATCAGTGACTTCTCCTGCATCCCGAGCTTCTAGCCCCCGGAATGAATTCGTTGAGACATATCGACGGACGGACGACACGGATAATTTGCCAGAGCATCTGAATGAAAACGATCTTGACCTCCTTTCAAGGCGCGAACGAGATGAACAGATGTTTAATTGTTCTCCGAGTCCAGGTGTTCGACATCGTGATATAGGAATGGGGAATTATGCTGGAAATACATACGGATATGAACCTGATGATCTAGAACAGGTTTCGGACGAGGACCTACGAAGGAGGTCCCTTCAACGCAAGAAAGACGAGCAGCGCTTGAAGCGGATGCGAGGCGGAGAGCAACCAGCGTTTAGCAGGGCGAGAATGGGTTCGAAGGCAGCTCTATCAGTTGATAACTTAACCCGCCGAGACGAGGAGATTCagagggaagaagagggagTAGAGGATGGGATGGTCGACGAAGGCAGAAACCCACCATTGAACATTCCAAGAACATGGGGAACACGGAGTAGAGCTACGAATGATTGGTTAAATCGAACCAAGCAGGAAGTACAGGGTGACTACATGGCCGATGCAGAAGAGCTGGAATTGTATCATGATTCAGAGAATGATGTTTTCGATTTTACAGGCCAATCCTTGCAGATTTCCAATAGCCCCCCGGTTCGGAATGGCCCACAATATCAACAGGAAGTGCAGAAGCTGGAACCAATAGGTCAACCTGTTTTTGCAGCTCGCTCTCCTCCAAAGCAACAAGAAACAAAACCATCGCGCAGCGAAGTGGAAAATGGATCTCCTGCCGTAATACCTACGAGTATGGATTACGAAAAGCCCAAAGTACTCAGTAAGGAAGATTCCCAAGATCTCCTGCGAAGACTCGTGCGGAAGGAAAGCCCAAGCATCACCAATACCCCAGAAACCAAAGTTGTCTCTAATACACCACTTAACCCAAAGACGCCGGTCGTTATGGGGGCCTGGATCGATACTCCTTTAACAAAACGGCCTAATAACCCTCCAGAAGAAGCGTCGAAAGCCGCCTTGCCTCCACGAGAGGCACCTCCTAAATTAGAGCCAGAGCCGgtagaagagaagaaagaacctTCTCCGAAAGAAGTACGGCGAAAACGCACCTCTCTGATGAAACTAGAGAGGCCACATTTGCCAAAGAGTGCATTAGCCGCGGTGCTTGAAGAGGTAAAATCTGGAAAAGGCGAGTTTGCTCTTGGAGGCAATACTATTGAATCGCTCGAAGAACTTCTGGAATCTTCATCAACGAGTAGCATCGAATCAAAACCGTCAAAAAAGGTCGAAAACATTGAGCAGAATGCTCTAGAACAGATTAGAGCTGACCAAGAGAGCGAAGAGGCTTTGATCGACCGACTAAACTCTAAGCTCCAGTCACTTGTTCAGAATATCAATGAGGCCAAAGCGGGCCTTGTTAGTCTCGAGGATAAGGCTGTAAAAGAGGCTGCACTCCTAGCTACTCGCCAATCTCAGGATTTTCAAAAGACCAAGTCCCATATTCACAGAGACGGAACGTGTGAATCGTGTGGCTTTCACGATGATGGCTTGCGCTACGTTGCCATTCCAATCCCTCGTATCTGGCGCCGTGACCCGGACACAGGACGACAGCGACTTACCCGACTGGGATGGTCCCTTATAATCATTTTCATATGGCAGATTTTCGAAGCAATCATCGAAACATACCGCTACCACCCTTCCTTCCTCAACAAACCACGCTTTATCGCTTCTAGAGACCCTGAGTGGCCCACCGCGATTCCTCACACGATATGGCGTTGGCTCCATCTCTCAGCGATATGGGTACCAATTCGAGACACCATTTTTTCATGTGTGAGATATGTTGGTGTGTCACTAGGGATGTGGGATCGGTTATTCGATGATTGGATGTATGGGGATGAATGGTACGGGGAGAATTGGATACAGAGATACAACCATGACGTTTATCCGGAGTTCTTTAGGCGAGAGCCGCTTGCACAAGGGCATTTTCGGCCAAATGCTGCGTGGGAGCCTGGTGGTGGCGGTGATGGCATCACCGGCGGCGGCGTGGGCGTAGGAGCGGACCCGGACCTGAGCATGAACGCTGACACTATTTTATAA
- a CDS encoding uncharacterized protein (CAZy:CE10~EggNog:ENOG410PIXW~COG:V~MEROPS:MER0034960~BUSCO:6553at33183) — translation MDRKLSFALVRQVFQRVPLVLKTVALNLLRLSPTGGKQDLKLEVSVGFIRSFFNFSASSLQMQKRSVRDPGKKGYMWVSAVTMPKPPENDVLQALLKAIEYHMDGSETYEVPKVCDVEAEWNAYRQGAHARTPQPNISEEAKYARLMEDVNEDLTILYFHGGAYHMMDPCTHRGVTTKLSKLTGGRCFSVRYRLAPQNPFPAAVLDALVAYLSLISPPEGAFHDPVPANKIVLAGDSAGGGLSLALVQTLLTLRRISPTYTIRFHGKDIPVELPAGLALSSPYCDITRSLPSVYRNSKYDYITPPPQTPGSLYEPYPFPPDATWPTDPPRVEMYANASMFTHPFVSPVAAPKDTWKGMPPIFITLGEESLEDEGIYLARNIHRAGGTVVLERFEAKPHCFALILPTTEAARLCFQSWAEFCTYAVQGQVQKTGKALFLDHAVRHVERKELDSLGDLSEEEVQRRVVEGKNWRLDGEKELIRKWNKWAKL, via the exons ATGGACCGAAAACTCAGCTTCGCTCTTGTCCGACAAGTTTTCCAGCGAGTTCCGCTCGTCCTCAAGACCGTCGCCCTCAATCTTCTTCGCCTCTCTCCCACCGGAGGAAAGCAAGATCTCAAGCTGGAAGTCTCCGTAGGATTTATTCGAtccttcttcaacttctctgcTTCGTCTCTCCAGATGCAAAAGCGGAGCGTGAGAGACCCCGGAAAGAAAGGGTACATGTGGGTATCGGCAGTGACGATGCCAAAGCCCCCCGAGAATGACGTACTCCAGGCATTGTTGAAGGCAATAGAATATCATATGGACGGTTCGGAGACGTACGAAGTTCCGAAGGTGTGTGATGTTGAGGCAGAGTGGAATGCATATAGGCAGGGAGCGCATGCGAGGACTCCGCAGCCAAATATTTCTGAGGAGGCTAAATATGCAAGATTGATGGAAGATGTTAACGAGGATCTCACCATTCTTTATTTCCATGGCGGTGCTTATCA CATGATGGACCCATGCACGCATCGTGGAGTGACAACGAAATTATCCAAACTAACCGGTGGCCGATGCTTTTCCGTTCGATACAGATTGGCACCTCAAAACCCGTTCCCAGCCGCGGTATTAGATGCCTTGGTCGCATATCTGTCTCTCATCTCTCCTCCTGAGGGTGCTTTCCACGACCCCGTCCCCGCAAACAAGATTGTTCTAGCAGGAGACTCGGCAGGCGGTGGCCTCTCTCTTGCTCTTGTACAAACCCTTTTAACACTTCGCCGAATATCTCCTACTTATACCATTCGCTTTCATGGCAAGGACATCCCCGTTGAACTACCCGCTGGCCTGGCCTTATCAAGTCCCTACTGCGATATCACGCGATCTCTTCCATCAGTATACCGTAACTCCAAATATGACTATATAACTCCTCCTCCACAAACGCCTGGGTCGCTCTATGAGCCGTATCCATTCCCGCCAGACGCAACCTGGCCTACAGATCCACCGAGGGTTGAGATGTATGCGAATGCCAGCATGTTTACCCATCCCTTCGTTTCACCTGTTGCCGCTCCCAAGGACACATGGAAAGGGATGCCGCCTATCTTCATAACTCTTGGAGAGGAGTCACTCGAAGACGAAGGTATATATCTGGCGCGCAACATTCACCGTGCAGGTGGTACTGTTGTGTTAGAACGCTTTGAAGCTAAACCACATTGTTTTGCATTAATTCTGCCCACCACAGAGGCCGCTAGGCTGTGCTTTCAGAGTTGGGCCGAGTTTTGCACCTATGCAGTGCAGGGTCAGGTGCAGAAGACAGGCAAGGCGTTGTTCCTGGATCATGCTGTGCGTCATGTTGAGAGAAAGGAGTTGGACAGCTTAGGAGATCTAAGTGAAGAAGAGGTGCAAAGGAGGGTGGTTGAGGGGAAGAACTGGAGGTTGGATGGCGAAAAGGAGTTAATCAGGAAGTGGAATAAGTGGGCAAAGCTTTGA
- a CDS encoding uncharacterized protein (EggNog:ENOG410PPJG~COG:O~TransMembrane:1 (n7-18c26/27o209-228i)~BUSCO:10651at33183), which translates to MFKKPSLLCSCCGSIQLLNSPSSISPQSATSSRRRPHPFRLPRRFAHVHSTNSLGPERDFTWPTSPTFSPYELFKLERTAPYSKRLFYELAKIYHPDRPCNGHPLCKDLPESVRMHRYRVIVAAHELLSDPSKRAAYDRCGDGWHQRRELFGVHAKKEPRQSTTVRYTYGRKNSGEDIFRNATWEDWQEFYEKRDGRPKQAQTVSHSTFASFLFLLALFGGIGQAITVGKYSTFVQDKVKSVNEKCGQLLDGRRHDTREHMSSQDARVQSFLMKRDPSGYGLKEEEEETYRRLLGAHRTTDVINDIDSMRNESE; encoded by the coding sequence ATGTTCAAAAAACCGTCTCTACTCTGCTCCTGTTGTGGCAGCATCCAGCTGCTCAACTCGCCCTCCTCGATTTCGCCGCAATCGGCCACCTCATCCCGACGACGTCCGCATCCGTTTCGACTGCCTAGGCGCTTCGCCCATGTTCACAGCACGAACTCTCTTGGTCCTGAGAGGGACTTCACCTGGCCAACTTCCCCTACCTTTTCGCCATACGAGCTATTCAAACTAGAACGGACCGCTCCCTATTCGAAACGGCTTTTCTACGAACTTGCCAAAATCTACCACCCCGACCGGCCATGCAATGGGCATCCATTGTGCAAAGATCTTCCGGAATCAGTCCGCATGCACAGATACAGGGTCATAGTGGCGGCTCACGAACTCCTTTCCGATCCATCGAAGCGTGCAGCATATGACAGGTGTGGCGACGGATGGCATCAGCGCCGCGAGCTCTTCGGCGTTCATGCTAAAAAGGAGCCCCGCCAATCCACCACGGTCCGCTATACCTACGGCAGGAAGAATTCTGGTGAAGACATATTTAGAAATGCCACCTGGGAAGATTGGCAGGAATTCTACGAGAAACGCGATGGACGTCCGAAGCAAGCCCAGACGGTGTCTCATAGCACGTTCGCGTCGTTTTTATTCCTCCTAGCGCTGTTCGGTGGCATTGGTCAGGCAATTACCGTTGGAAAATATTCGACATTTGTACAGGACAAAGTGAAAAGTGTCAATGAAAAATGTGGACAATTGCTTGACGGCCGAAGACATGACACTAGGGAGCATATGAGCTCCCAGGATGCCAGGGTTCAGAGTTTCCTAATGAAGCGAGATCCATCGGGCTACGGGttgaaggaagaagaggaagagaccTACCGACGCCTTCTCGGTGCACATCGGACTACTGATGTTATAAATGATATCGACTCGATGAGAAATGAGTCAGAATAG
- a CDS encoding uncharacterized protein (EggNog:ENOG410PGZE~COG:T): MPRYDDEEPRGYRHKSPSYSPDNQARIARDRSRGRDRRAHDREDQSSNRGKHRRERSVSSSRPSRHSRDRKDRRSYRDRSRSRSPYEDSSRRHRRRSKERRRDGRDSSRSPRPRHPRRHDSASPSQNISPSSKRSRKPLPSQNDAFSKTPRELSEVATPAPDKEKPNFANTGRLAAETNAVRVGERNIVLKYHEPPEARKPPAKNAWRLYVFKGEDLLETVELGARSCWLIGRERLVADLPIDHPSCSKQHAAIQFRYVEKRNEFGDRDGRVRPYLIDLESANGSSVNGDAAPPGRYMELMDKDVLKFGLSTREYVLMLPPPD, from the coding sequence ATGCCCAGATATGACGATGAAGAACCTCGCGGCTATCGGCATAAATCGCCCTCTTACTCGCCTGACAACCAAGCCCGCATAGCCAGAGATCGAAGCAGAGGTCGGGATCGCAGGGCACACGACAGAGAGGACCAATCGTCAAATAGGGGCAAACATCGACGGGAACGATCGGTCTCCAGCTCGAGACCCTCAAGGCATTCTAGGGATCGAAAGGATCGCAGGTCTTACCGAGACCGTAGCCGTTCGAGAAGCCCTTATGAGGATTCTTCGCGGAGACACCGCAGACGTTCGAAAGAGCGTCGACGCGATGGGCGTGATTCAAGCAGATCACCACGACCTCGTCATCCGAGACGTCATGATTCCGCTTCACCTTCGCAAAATATATCTCCTTCCTCAAAACGATCCAGAAAACCCCTCCCATCTCAGAATGACGCCTTCTCCAAAACTCCTCGAGAGCTCTCAGAAGTAGCTACTCCGGCGCCAGACAAAGAGAAGCCGAACTTCGCGAACACAGGTCGTTTGGCCGCAGAAACAAATGCGGTTAGAGTCGGCGAAAGGAACATCGTTCTTAAATACCACGAACCGCCAGAGGCGAGGAAACCTCCTGCCAAAAATGCATGGAGACTCTACGTGTTCAAAGGAGAAGATTTGCTAGAAACAGTGGAATTAGGTGCACGGAGCTGCTGGCTCATCGGAAGAGAGAGGCTTGTTGCAGATCTACCTATTGATCATCCAAGTTGCTCCAAGCAGCACGCCGCGATTCAATTCCGATACGTTGAAAAGCGGAATGAATTTGGTGACAGAGACGGACGCGTCAGGCCATATTTGATCGATCTAGAAAGTGCCAATGGATCAAGTGTCAACGGCGACGCTGCGCCTCCAGGACGCTATATGGAACTTATGGACAAGGACGTTTTGAAATTCGGGTTGAGTACGAGGGAATATGTGCTTATGCTTCCGCCACCGGATTGA
- a CDS encoding uncharacterized protein (EggNog:ENOG410PR6N~COG:S~BUSCO:17086at33183), translating into MAFVARFSPITRCSLAPARSAIFAASRPALFSTTTQRADRGPIEVTKDTLKKADRIVSNAAVRGIEKGEEASHKIKETFSHGAKRAGQEGTKAAEKGKEAAQQAKEKTIDLEEQAKAEAEELTGKA; encoded by the exons ATGGCTTTTGTTGCACGTTTCTCTCCAATTACCAGATGCTCTCTTGCACCAGCAAGATCAGCTATCTTTGCGGCTTCCAGACCAGCTCTCTTTTCCACCACTACCCAAAGAGCTGATAGAGGACCCATCGAAGTCACCAAGGATACCCTCAAGAAGGCAGATAGGATAGTGTCTAATGCTGCCGTGAGGGGAATAGAAAAGGGCG AGGAGGCCAGTCACAAAATCAAAGAGACTTTCAGCCATGGCGCAAAGCGAGCTGGGCAGGAGGGGACGAAGGCTGctgaaaagggaaaagaggCCGCTCAACAGGCGAAAGAAAAAACCATTgatctggaggagcaggcgAAAGCGGAGGCGGAGGAACTGACAGGGAAGGCATAA